The following coding sequences are from one Paenibacillus stellifer window:
- a CDS encoding DinB family protein: protein MALALQAVSDLQNLLHEVPRRFRQFGDEEVKKPRAEGKWSRLQVLGHVCDSAINNLNRFVSIQGQSEPLVIASYNQNVWVEAGRYNEASAEEILALWVSLNQSVLRVVSGLSEAVLSHLCRLPDGTEVTLEWLIGDYVDHLKHHLEQIFPGDRWDLGD, encoded by the coding sequence ATGGCGTTGGCGTTGCAAGCGGTATCCGATCTGCAAAATCTGCTGCATGAAGTCCCGCGAAGATTTCGGCAGTTTGGCGATGAGGAAGTGAAGAAGCCCCGCGCTGAGGGCAAATGGTCGCGCCTTCAAGTATTGGGGCATGTGTGCGATTCCGCCATTAACAATCTCAATCGCTTCGTATCGATTCAGGGCCAATCCGAGCCGCTGGTAATAGCCTCTTATAACCAGAACGTCTGGGTAGAAGCCGGGCGATATAACGAAGCGTCTGCCGAAGAGATTCTGGCGCTGTGGGTAAGTCTCAATCAATCGGTGCTGCGCGTGGTGTCCGGCCTGTCTGAAGCGGTTCTGTCGCATCTCTGCCGCCTTCCTGACGGGACCGAGGTTACGCTTGAATGGCTGATCGGGGACTATGTGGACCATCTGAAGCATCATCTGGAGCAGATTTTCCCCGGTGACCGCTGGGATTTGGGAGATTGA
- a CDS encoding M42 family metallopeptidase has translation MLSLLKKLLETPSPTGYTHTILKLLAEEAAALGAALSWNEKGGLILSVDGLDPSRTIGLSAHVDTLGAMVRSIRSDGTLRLTSVGGFTMYSIENEYCQIHTRSGLTYTGTILSTRPSAHAYPAEARDIKRAEENMMVRIDEIVTSKDDVLKLGIGHGDFVSFEARPVFTPSGFIKSRHLDDKASVAALFGLLESIKREGWKPLHNLKLLISNYEEVGHGASWIPGEISELIAVDMGVLGDDLNCKETDVSICAKDSSGPYDYVMTGKLIDLAHGLGIAHAVDIYPHYGSDASAALRAGANIRAALIGPGVHASHSMERTHKQAVLNTAKLLAAYVGAN, from the coding sequence ATGCTCTCGCTTCTCAAGAAGCTGCTGGAAACGCCGAGCCCGACCGGCTACACCCATACGATTCTGAAGCTGTTGGCCGAAGAAGCTGCCGCGCTAGGCGCCGCCTTGTCCTGGAATGAAAAAGGCGGCCTGATCCTGAGCGTAGACGGGCTTGACCCATCCCGGACCATCGGACTGAGCGCCCATGTCGATACGCTCGGGGCAATGGTCCGTTCAATCCGTTCGGACGGCACGCTCCGACTGACCTCGGTAGGAGGGTTCACGATGTACAGCATTGAGAACGAGTACTGTCAGATCCACACTCGGAGCGGCTTGACCTACACGGGAACCATCCTCTCCACTCGTCCTTCCGCCCATGCCTATCCCGCCGAAGCAAGGGACATCAAGCGGGCGGAAGAGAATATGATGGTCCGCATCGACGAAATCGTAACGAGCAAGGACGATGTGCTGAAGCTCGGCATCGGACATGGGGATTTCGTGTCGTTCGAAGCGCGGCCGGTCTTTACCCCCAGCGGCTTCATCAAGTCCCGCCATCTAGACGACAAAGCCAGCGTAGCGGCGCTGTTCGGCCTGCTGGAGAGCATCAAGCGGGAGGGCTGGAAGCCGCTGCATAATCTGAAGCTGCTCATCTCGAATTACGAGGAAGTCGGGCACGGCGCCTCCTGGATACCCGGCGAAATCAGCGAGCTGATCGCCGTCGATATGGGCGTTCTCGGCGACGACCTGAACTGCAAGGAGACGGACGTCTCGATCTGTGCCAAGGATTCCTCGGGCCCGTACGATTACGTCATGACGGGCAAGCTTATCGACCTGGCTCACGGTCTCGGCATCGCCCATGCGGTGGACATCTACCCGCATTACGGGTCTGATGCTTCCGCCGCTCTGCGCGCCGGAGCGAACATCCGGGCCGCGCTGATTGGCCCTGGCGTCCATGCCTCCCACTCCATGGAGCGGACGCATAAGCAGGCCGTGCTCAATACGGCCAAGCTGCTCGCCGCCTACGTGGGAGCGAACTAA
- a CDS encoding LapA family protein, giving the protein MRNQWSIILGLVFALLVALFAVINVDPVQVNFGFSLISIPLILVILGCALIGAIIAGFYGIFRGYKQQRRIKTLTAELTEAQGRIAVLETAHPAPSEMPPAEGFAPDAKTTYN; this is encoded by the coding sequence ATGAGAAATCAATGGTCCATTATTTTGGGTCTGGTCTTCGCCCTGCTGGTTGCACTCTTTGCCGTGATTAATGTCGATCCCGTGCAGGTCAATTTCGGCTTCAGCCTGATCTCAATCCCGCTAATTCTCGTTATCCTCGGCTGTGCTCTAATCGGTGCCATTATCGCCGGTTTCTATGGAATCTTCAGGGGGTACAAGCAGCAGCGGAGGATTAAAACCCTCACTGCCGAGCTTACGGAAGCACAGGGAAGAATTGCCGTATTGGAGACGGCACATCCGGCTCCTTCCGAGATGCCGCCGGCAGAGGGATTCGCCCCGGATGCCAAGACCACCTACAACTGA